Within the Polaribacter pectinis genome, the region GTATATGTGGTAGAATTTTTCTTTTCAACTTGCCCAACTATTTGTCCTATTATGAATAAACAAATGGTAACCATTCAAGATGAATTTGCTTTAGATTCTAATTTCGGAATTGCGTCTATTTCTATAACACCAGAAATAGATACTCCAGAAACCTTGAGAGAGTACGCAAAAAATACAGGTATAACACATCCTAATTGGCACTTACTAACAGGAAAATCGGAAGAGGTTGTTTATGCTTTGTCAAACAAAGGGTTTAAGTTATATGCAGGAAAAGGAGATGAAGATCATGGTGGTTTCGAGCATTCAGGTTTATTTGCCTTGGTAGATAAAAACGGATTTATACGTTCTAGAAAAGACGAATATGGAAACCCAATAATGTATTATAGAGCAATTGAAGAACAAGGTTTTTCAAATCAAATTAAAGAATTAAAAGAAGATATTAAAATTTTGTTAGATGAGTAATTTAGAGCAAGAAAAAAAATATAAAAAAATTATTACTTTATTATCAGTAATAATTCCTTTGGCTGTGGCAGCCTTATTTGGTGTTAATTTAAGAAAATTAGGTTTTAATGTAGAACCTTTAACATTTTTACCTCCAATTTATGCAACTATAAATGGGTTAACTGCAATTGTATTAATTGCAGCAGTTGTTGCAATTAAAAATGGAAATAGAAAGTTACACGAACAACTGAATACCTTTGCAATTGGGTGTTCATTGTTATTTTTACTTTTATACATTGCATATCATATGACATCCGACTCCACTAAATTTGGAGGAGAAGGAACTATAAAATACATTTATTATTTTATTTTAATAACACACATTATACTATCTATAATTGTAATTCCTTTTGTGTTAACTACTTTTATGAGAGCCAAGTTGGGTAATTTTCCACAACATAAAAAAATAGCAAAATTCACATTTCCATTGTGGCTATATGTTGCAATTACAGGAGTTGTAGTGTATGTAATGATATCTCCATATTATGCTTAAAAAACAAATTTTAGTATTTTTATTAATGATGATTTTTACGGTAAAATCATCATACTCTCAATGTGCCATGTGTAAAGCTGTAGTAGAAAATGGAGATGTTTCTATGGCTGAAGGTGTAAATAACGGAATTACCTATTTAATGGTT harbors:
- a CDS encoding SCO family protein, with translation MSKKYSYVGVSFIILLFGIYVVRNLGNRVNKKDTLYTFNKVPDFEFINQKGKKITNNTYDDKVYVVEFFFSTCPTICPIMNKQMVTIQDEFALDSNFGIASISITPEIDTPETLREYAKNTGITHPNWHLLTGKSEEVVYALSNKGFKLYAGKGDEDHGGFEHSGLFALVDKNGFIRSRKDEYGNPIMYYRAIEEQGFSNQIKELKEDIKILLDE
- a CDS encoding DUF420 domain-containing protein produces the protein MSNLEQEKKYKKIITLLSVIIPLAVAALFGVNLRKLGFNVEPLTFLPPIYATINGLTAIVLIAAVVAIKNGNRKLHEQLNTFAIGCSLLFLLLYIAYHMTSDSTKFGGEGTIKYIYYFILITHIILSIIVIPFVLTTFMRAKLGNFPQHKKIAKFTFPLWLYVAITGVVVYVMISPYYA